The genomic region GCACGCTTAAACCCATGTCTTTCTGTATAGGCAACAATGTTAATGCTAACcgaattaagactcaatcgacatatttaaccaaataattaaatataaagtacAATTAAAGTTTAAATTTCCTCTCGTAAACTGGAAACTCTTCAGAAGCTGAAAGCAGAGGCTTCTGTATACAGTCAAAAGAGAATAAAGTGTCAAAGTCATGTTCCTTAACTTAAATTTggacttattttattctttttaataatataaggactaaattgattcatttaataGTAGAGAGTCTAATTCGATTTGATTTTATCCTGCAAATTACATTCACCCTTATTATATTATTGCTATTGTTCAAAAAAggttaaattatgctattagtcCATTTACCATGCATAAATTGTGGATATAATCTCTATACTTTGATTTGAACTTTTTAgttattatatttttgaatttcaaaattttattcttAATCAAGCGGTAGTcgttaaattcatgaaattctaCTATTTTCAAAATCTTATATCACAAATATATGATCATATGTACTAAATCTACAATCTTTACGCATGATACAAGACTAATAATTAACAAATTTAACGACTACTGTTTGAGTTCatgattgaaatttttaaaattcgaaaagtataaaaattaaaatcggCCAATTTAAAAAGTATAACAACTAAAATTAGTCAAATTCAAGTGTAAAaattaaatccacaacttatACATACTACAGGGAATAATAACAGAATTTAACCTTAAAAAAACTGAACTCTTCAATAAGTTAATGCACAAGTAATtgcattatatacatatatatatatatatatatatatatatatatacctgagTGAGATTGGGACCAAACAATTTGCTTAATATTCTTGAACCACCAAACCATCCTTGTTGGTTGGCATCTTCAATTCTCGTCTCAATTTGGTCAAGTAGGTCTCCATATGTTATATTTAGGTTGCCTCTCACAACGTCTATTAAAATATATGTCATTGCTCCGTTTATTGTTTTGGAATTTAAAGcctacatgtgtatatatatatattgttattagaaaaaaaattatcacAATTTGTAAAGGAATTGTCTTGATTTGAACTCGAGACCTAAAGTCAATAAGAGATGAGAAAACTAAGATAAGTTGGGGAATTTCTTACGGATGTGTCCGCAGCAATTTGATTATCTTCGCAAGCACTTATAGAATATGCTATGCCACCACTTGTTTTTTTTCTCACTCCTGATGGAGGACTATTATCTACCCACATTCTCCTGATAAAATCTAGATTATGATTAATTTTTGAATATGTATGGGATGTAAGTaggttttgttttaaattttatctgAATACAAAAATCTAATTTGATCAACCTAATTTAATCACAAAAGGTGAACAACTTGAACTCGTCcaacatgaatatgaattgacacaAAACAAAAACtacaattcaaacatgaaataaccCGAAAACAAGATATTCCACACCTGAAATAAGCATAATTTGAAATGATCTAAAAGTCTTTAATGACCTGAATCCAGAATAACCAAAACCGAAAATGACTCAAATTTGAAGTATTCAAGACCCCAAATAATGTTAAACTTAAAAAAGACCTTAAATAATATTGATTAAGTCTTGGCTCAGTCGGCATTATTATTGTTGTAATAAGTTGGAGGATGTGGATTCGAACCTGTTTAAGCATGCAATTTCTGCCACTTTAGGGATTAGAGGGCTTACAGGTACTTCATTATTCAAATTCAAAGTAATCGTAGACCTAAAATTAACCCGAACTGAAATAATCCAATCCTAATCACTCAACTCAAAATTAATTTGAGCTGAACTACTCCAATATTCATTCTATTGATAAGTATAGTTATAAGACAAACTTCCATAAAACTAGATTATAATACAAGTGAAAAAATTAGGGGTGTTTTGTACTTACTTGTCTCTTTCATAGACATGCTCTAGATCAAGAATAGTTCCGCTATGGCAAGCATCAACAATGGCGTGAAGCGTAACACCTTCCGATAATGGCTTAACAATGGTGGCGTAAATGTCATTATCGACAATCATCCCTTCTCTAAGGAAATCAACAGGGCAAATGGTTTCGTCGAACCCATCACGTTCATCTTGATTGAAATCAGGTTGTCGTAACCCGTGACCGGAGTAATAGAAAACCAATGAATCTCCCTTCTGACAACCATTCACCAGCCATTTCAAGCATGTCTCGATGTTAGCCTTCGTTGGAATCAGTCGAGTGTCTGATTCTTCCTCTGTGGGTTGAATTAGATATTGTTTTTTTGTCATTAGTGCtgaggaaaaaaaaaacttgaaagtcAACTCGAACTATGGTATTTGGACCAAGGATATTTGAATCGGTTAGATTGGTTTGATCAATTAAATTGGGAACCAGTCCGAAGAATGATTTTACATAAATTAGAGTGAGAACTAGTACGAACCGATTAAACTAGTTAAAAAATTGATTGaatagattttatttttatttttaataattttttaattgaatCGGTTGGACTAACAAGCGGTGGCCTAACAGTTCAACTATCAGTTTGGTTTAAAAAACAATGGTTTGGACGACTTTTAGAATTCATCTTTATAGTTATGGTTACAGAATcgaatcttatttttatttaatttataattaattttaaattttttattatgtgaaaaatatttcatatttgaaataaagaaaataacataaaagtatataaaaata from Gossypium arboreum isolate Shixiya-1 chromosome 1, ASM2569848v2, whole genome shotgun sequence harbors:
- the LOC108481308 gene encoding metacaspase-1-like isoform X2, whose protein sequence is MVIKIVCLRCRQKLTVPAYAEKITCGKCGEVNPIIKKPSPATSLEQGKISKPMEKLKKLLLGNTQRLSDSSGSSSSPPSKLCALDESGNQPPAKKRAVLCGVSYKKWKYKLKGTINDVMNMKTLLTQTYGFLERNILVLTEEESDTRLIPTKANIETCLKWLVNGCQKGDSLVFYYSGHGLRQPDFNQDERDGFDETICPVDFLREGMIVDNDIYATIVKPLSEGVTLHAIVDACHSGTILDLEHVYERDKRMWVDNSPPSGVRKKTSGGIAYSISACEDNQIAADTSALNSKTINGAMTYILIDVVRGNLNITYGDLLDQIETRIEDANQQGWFGGSRILSKLFGPNLTQKPLLSASEEFPVYERKFKL
- the LOC108481308 gene encoding metacaspase-1-like isoform X1, which gives rise to MVIKIVCLRCRQKLTVPAYAEKITCGKCGEVNPIIKKPSPATSLEQGKISKPMEKLKKLLLGNTQRLSDSSGSSSSPPSKLCALDESGNQPPAKKRAVLCGVSYKKWKYKLKGTINDVMNMKTLLTQTYGFLERNILVLTALMTKKQYLIQPTEEESDTRLIPTKANIETCLKWLVNGCQKGDSLVFYYSGHGLRQPDFNQDERDGFDETICPVDFLREGMIVDNDIYATIVKPLSEGVTLHAIVDACHSGTILDLEHVYERDKRMWVDNSPPSGVRKKTSGGIAYSISACEDNQIAADTSALNSKTINGAMTYILIDVVRGNLNITYGDLLDQIETRIEDANQQGWFGGSRILSKLFGPNLTQKPLLSASEEFPVYERKFKL